In the genome of Streptomyces racemochromogenes, one region contains:
- a CDS encoding trypsin-like serine peptidase: MRPNRPVTAILCAAALALTASACGPGDGEAGADAKPTVAAPPPSGAADGIKIPDELKERLKQHGFDLEKWKGGAWKNWKKEDWLREAGDYVNPIIDGLWDPDRMRDAEQPQRPAVDPDAGKDQGVTDPTPAPVAAQPAASPYHSSVPASGKVFFDGPEGSMVCSATVVKDPAHPGKSNMVWTAGHCVHAGKAGGWYRNIAFVPSYNNAGKPAAALKGAPREQVAPYGVWWSDWAQTSDQWIATGGPTGGAGAPYDFAVLHVTPEKGGGKSLEETVGTALPVEFNAPAVGKVASITATGYPAAAPFDGQKAFQCADKPGRLALKQADPVMYRIGCTMTGGSSGGGWVAAGADGKPALVSNTSIGPAKAGWLAGPKLGPEAKGIYNAVSAKFK, translated from the coding sequence ATGCGACCGAACCGACCGGTCACCGCGATCCTCTGCGCGGCCGCGCTCGCGCTGACCGCCTCGGCCTGCGGACCCGGCGACGGTGAGGCCGGCGCCGACGCCAAGCCGACCGTGGCTGCGCCCCCGCCGTCCGGCGCGGCGGACGGCATAAAGATCCCCGACGAGCTCAAGGAGAGGCTCAAGCAGCACGGCTTCGACCTGGAGAAGTGGAAGGGGGGCGCGTGGAAGAACTGGAAGAAGGAGGACTGGCTCCGCGAGGCGGGCGACTACGTCAACCCGATCATCGACGGCCTCTGGGACCCGGACCGGATGCGTGACGCCGAGCAGCCGCAGCGCCCGGCCGTCGACCCGGACGCCGGCAAGGACCAGGGCGTCACCGACCCGACCCCGGCTCCGGTGGCGGCGCAGCCGGCGGCTTCGCCGTACCACTCGAGCGTCCCCGCGTCCGGGAAGGTCTTCTTCGACGGTCCCGAGGGCTCGATGGTCTGCTCGGCCACCGTGGTGAAGGACCCGGCCCACCCGGGCAAGTCCAACATGGTCTGGACGGCGGGCCATTGCGTGCACGCGGGCAAGGCCGGCGGCTGGTACCGCAACATCGCCTTCGTCCCGTCCTACAACAACGCGGGCAAGCCGGCGGCGGCGCTCAAGGGCGCGCCGCGCGAGCAGGTCGCCCCGTACGGCGTGTGGTGGAGCGACTGGGCGCAGACCTCGGACCAGTGGATCGCGACGGGCGGTCCGACGGGCGGCGCGGGTGCCCCGTACGACTTCGCGGTGCTGCACGTGACGCCGGAGAAGGGCGGCGGCAAGTCGCTTGAGGAGACGGTCGGTACGGCGCTGCCGGTGGAGTTCAACGCTCCGGCGGTGGGCAAGGTCGCGAGCATCACGGCGACGGGCTACCCGGCCGCGGCTCCGTTCGACGGGCAGAAGGCGTTTCAGTGCGCGGACAAGCCGGGCCGGCTGGCGCTGAAGCAGGCCGACCCGGTGATGTACCGGATCGGCTGCACGATGACGGGCGGTTCGTCCGGTGGCGGCTGGGTGGCGGCGGGTGCCGACGGCAAGCCGGCGCTGGTGTCGAACACCTCGATCGGTCCGGCGAAGGCGGGCTGGCTGGCCGGGCCGAAGCTCGGTCCCGAGGCCAAGGGCATCTACAACGCGGTGAGCGCCAAGTTCAAGTGA
- the hflX gene encoding GTPase HflX translates to MTSSSSPSQDPRDAQDVRDPQRFTESLRADALMEEDVAWSHEIDGERDGDQFDRSERAALRRVAGLSTELEDVTEVEYRQLRLERVVLVGVWTSGTVQDAENSLAELAALAETAGALVLDGVMQRRDKPDPATFIGSGKARELRDIVLESGADTVVCDGELSPGQLIALEDVVKVKVVDRTALILDIFAQHAKSREGKAQVALAQMQYMLPRLRGWGQSLSRQMGGGGGGGMATRGPGETKIETDRRRIREKMAKMRREIAEMKTGRDIKRQERRRNKVPSVAIAGYTNAGKSSLLNRLTGAGVLVENALFATLDPTVRRAETPSGRVYTLADTVGFVRHLPHHLVEAFRSTMEEVGDSDLILHIVDGAHPAPEEQLAAVREVIREVGAVNVPEIVVINKADAADPLVLQRLLRIEKHSIAVSARTGQGIEELLALIDAELPRPAVEVEALVPYTRGALIARAHADGEVISEEHTPEGTLLKARVHEELAAELAPYVPAKH, encoded by the coding sequence ATGACCTCCTCTTCTTCCCCTTCCCAGGACCCGCGGGACGCGCAGGACGTGCGGGACCCGCAGCGCTTCACCGAGAGCCTTCGGGCCGATGCCCTGATGGAAGAGGACGTCGCCTGGAGCCACGAGATCGACGGAGAGCGGGACGGCGACCAGTTCGACCGCTCCGAGCGCGCGGCCCTGCGCCGCGTCGCCGGTCTCTCCACCGAGCTCGAGGACGTCACCGAGGTCGAGTACCGCCAGCTCCGCCTGGAGCGCGTGGTCCTCGTCGGTGTCTGGACCTCCGGGACGGTGCAGGACGCCGAGAACTCCCTCGCGGAGCTCGCCGCCCTCGCCGAGACGGCGGGCGCCCTCGTACTCGACGGCGTCATGCAGCGCCGCGACAAGCCCGACCCGGCCACCTTCATCGGCTCCGGCAAGGCGCGCGAGCTGCGCGACATCGTCCTCGAAAGCGGGGCCGACACGGTCGTCTGTGACGGCGAGCTCAGCCCCGGCCAGCTCATCGCGCTGGAGGACGTGGTCAAGGTCAAGGTCGTCGACCGGACCGCCCTCATCCTCGACATCTTCGCCCAGCACGCCAAGTCCCGAGAGGGCAAGGCACAGGTCGCGCTCGCGCAGATGCAGTACATGCTGCCGCGACTGCGCGGCTGGGGCCAGTCGCTCTCCCGGCAGATGGGTGGCGGCGGCGGTGGCGGCATGGCCACCCGAGGCCCCGGTGAGACCAAGATCGAGACCGACCGGCGCCGCATCCGCGAGAAGATGGCGAAGATGCGCCGGGAGATCGCCGAGATGAAGACCGGCCGGGACATCAAGCGGCAGGAACGCCGCCGCAACAAGGTCCCCTCGGTCGCCATCGCCGGCTACACCAACGCCGGCAAGTCCTCCCTGCTCAACCGCCTCACGGGCGCGGGCGTACTGGTGGAGAACGCCCTGTTCGCCACCCTCGACCCGACCGTGCGCCGGGCCGAAACCCCCTCCGGCCGCGTCTACACCCTGGCCGACACCGTGGGCTTCGTCCGGCACCTGCCCCACCACCTCGTCGAGGCGTTCCGCTCCACGATGGAGGAGGTCGGCGACTCCGACCTCATCCTGCACATCGTGGACGGCGCGCACCCGGCACCGGAGGAGCAGCTGGCGGCGGTGCGCGAGGTCATCCGCGAGGTCGGCGCGGTCAACGTGCCCGAGATCGTGGTGATCAACAAGGCGGACGCCGCCGACCCGCTCGTCCTCCAGCGGCTGCTGCGCATCGAGAAGCACTCCATCGCCGTCTCGGCCCGCACCGGCCAGGGCATCGAGGAACTCCTCGCCCTCATCGACGCCGAGCTGCCCAGGCCCGCCGTCGAGGTGGAGGCCCTCGTGCCGTACACCCGCGGCGCGCTGATCGCCCGGGCCCACGCCGACGGCGAGGTGATCTCCGAGGAGCACACCCCGGAGGGCACCCTGCTCAAGGCGCGGGTCCACGAGGAACTGGCGGCCGAACTGGCGCCGTACGTGCCCGCCAAGCACTGA